One Paenibacillus sp. FSL H7-0737 DNA segment encodes these proteins:
- a CDS encoding MerR family transcriptional regulator — protein sequence MKTYSISEVAESFNMTPHTLRYYDKEGLFPSIERTSGGKRIFKQSDMDALKVIECLKSSGMPIKEIKHFIEWCSEGDSTLQQRYDMFLERKASVEAQMEELKKTMEVIEHKCFYYKTALDSGTEDIHKNNKIKSSSAH from the coding sequence ATGAAGACATACTCCATAAGTGAAGTTGCAGAGTCCTTTAACATGACACCACATACCCTGCGTTACTATGACAAGGAAGGTCTTTTCCCTTCTATAGAAAGAACCTCCGGCGGTAAACGTATATTCAAACAATCCGATATGGACGCTTTAAAGGTAATTGAATGCCTGAAGTCATCCGGGATGCCAATTAAAGAAATAAAACATTTCATTGAGTGGTGCTCTGAGGGGGATTCCACCTTACAGCAAAGATATGACATGTTTCTGGAGCGGAAAGCTTCCGTAGAAGCGCAGATGGAAGAATTGAAAAAAACGATGGAAGTCATAGAACACAAATGCTTCTACTACAAGACTGCCTTGGATAGTGGTACGGAAGATATCCATAAAAATAATAAAATAAAAAGTTCATCCGCTCATTAG
- a CDS encoding NAD(P)-dependent alcohol dehydrogenase: MIKVNARATFSQEGPFKLTTIERRELQPHDVLIEIKYAGICHSDIHTARGEWGPVNYPLVPGHEIAGIVSQIGSEVTKYSVGDRVGVGCMVDSCGECSNCHKGEEQYCLSGNTGTYGAIDRYGQYTQGGYSTHIVVTEDFVVRIPDSIPLDAAAPLLCAGITTYSPLRHWGAAPGKKVAVVGLGGLGHMAVKIAHAMGAEVTVLSQSLKKKEDGLQLGADHYYATSDPETFKQLAGSFDLIVNTVSAQINIDAYLSLLALDGTLVNVGAPADPLAVNVFSLIGHRRSFAGSMIGGIRETQEMLDFCAEHNIASEIEVISADRIDEAWERVLASDVRYRFVIDISTMGNNE; this comes from the coding sequence ATGATAAAAGTTAATGCACGCGCTACATTCAGTCAGGAAGGTCCATTTAAGCTAACCACAATCGAACGCCGAGAACTGCAGCCGCACGATGTTCTTATTGAGATTAAATACGCTGGTATTTGCCACTCGGACATTCATACTGCCCGCGGGGAGTGGGGACCGGTCAACTATCCACTCGTTCCGGGACATGAGATCGCCGGAATTGTCAGCCAGATTGGTTCTGAAGTCACAAAGTACTCAGTGGGCGACCGGGTAGGGGTGGGTTGTATGGTTGACTCCTGTGGAGAGTGCAGTAATTGCCATAAAGGTGAGGAGCAGTATTGCCTGAGTGGAAATACGGGCACCTATGGAGCTATCGACCGGTACGGGCAGTATACGCAAGGCGGCTACTCCACTCATATCGTCGTAACCGAGGATTTTGTGGTTCGGATCCCTGACAGTATTCCGCTTGATGCTGCTGCACCGCTTCTGTGTGCAGGAATCACCACCTATTCACCTCTGCGTCATTGGGGAGCAGCTCCCGGTAAAAAAGTAGCTGTAGTGGGTCTTGGTGGGCTTGGACATATGGCTGTGAAGATCGCTCATGCCATGGGGGCTGAGGTTACTGTTTTATCACAGTCCCTGAAGAAGAAGGAAGACGGATTGCAATTAGGGGCGGATCATTATTATGCCACTAGCGATCCGGAGACATTTAAACAGCTTGCCGGTTCGTTCGATCTAATCGTAAATACTGTAAGCGCGCAGATTAATATCGATGCCTATCTTTCGCTCCTGGCGCTGGATGGTACATTAGTCAATGTCGGTGCGCCTGCTGATCCTTTGGCAGTAAACGTGTTCTCACTGATCGGCCACCGCCGCTCGTTTGCCGGATCGATGATTGGCGGAATTCGTGAAACGCAGGAAATGCTTGATTTCTGTGCTGAACATAATATTGCATCTGAAATCGAGGTCATTTCTGCTGACCGGATTGATGAAGCCTGGGAGCGTGTGCTTGCTTCAGATGTCCGTTACCGGTTCGTCATCGACATCAGCACGATGGGGAACAACGAATAA
- a CDS encoding Gfo/Idh/MocA family protein, with protein sequence MGSLHLDAISRQERVRLIGVVDWNRDRASLVAGQYGAECWSTDYRALIERDDVDLVIIATYPSSHLEIAKDCLAAGKHILCEKPMAGNARETQEFMKLARGAKTKVLIGHILRHNTTYQAVMKMIREGAIGFPLVIRLSQLKPSKNWASQLSLLRDVSPIVDCGVHYIDVMRWATGADVVSVNGIGQRLYEEVPPYTYNYGLMTLRLSDGSIGYFETGWGKGIPTDNRKEFIGPAGRIRIIYKNDRPREDQHLGNLVEVEDHRKGTFRQINMDFSVKPTGAQLDYFLSMLENNLPAIPAMEDACRAMEIALLADRAIHEGITLPCAK encoded by the coding sequence ATGGGCTCTCTCCACTTGGACGCGATATCACGACAGGAGCGGGTCCGGTTGATCGGCGTGGTGGATTGGAACCGGGACAGGGCCTCCTTAGTGGCAGGCCAATACGGAGCCGAGTGTTGGAGCACGGATTACCGGGCCTTGATCGAGCGTGACGATGTGGATCTGGTTATTATCGCCACGTACCCGTCCTCCCATCTGGAGATCGCAAAAGATTGTCTCGCTGCAGGGAAGCATATCCTATGCGAGAAGCCGATGGCGGGCAATGCACGGGAAACGCAGGAATTCATGAAGCTGGCCCGTGGAGCCAAAACCAAGGTCCTGATCGGTCACATCCTTCGCCATAACACCACGTACCAGGCGGTTATGAAGATGATCCGGGAGGGCGCTATCGGCTTCCCCTTGGTCATCCGGTTATCCCAATTGAAGCCCTCCAAAAACTGGGCTTCCCAATTGTCCCTGCTCCGGGACGTCTCGCCGATCGTGGATTGCGGCGTTCATTATATCGATGTGATGCGTTGGGCTACAGGGGCGGACGTGGTAAGCGTCAACGGGATTGGGCAGCGTCTCTATGAAGAAGTCCCGCCGTACACTTACAATTACGGACTAATGACCCTCCGTCTGTCGGACGGCTCCATCGGCTACTTTGAGACGGGATGGGGCAAGGGGATTCCGACTGATAACCGGAAGGAATTCATCGGACCCGCAGGCCGGATCCGTATCATCTACAAGAACGATCGACCGCGAGAGGATCAGCATTTGGGAAATCTGGTCGAGGTCGAAGACCACCGGAAAGGAACGTTCCGGCAGATCAATATGGACTTCTCCGTGAAGCCTACGGGTGCCCAACTGGACTATTTCCTGTCCATGCTGGAGAACAACTTGCCCGCTATACCGGCAATGGAGGATGCTTGCCGGGCGATGGAGATCGCTCTCCTGGCCGACCGGGCGATTCATGAAGGAATTACGTTACCTTGCGCGAAATAA
- a CDS encoding sigma-70 family RNA polymerase sigma factor yields MVIDNSKAVIGLFFLTSHRVHNLKKFDNTGEDMEDLISIGTIGLIKAIESYRPNKGTKLATFAARCIENEILMHLRSLKKTRKDVSLHDPIGTDKEGNEITLIDILGSEADDVIKEVDLKIEKSKKSKIYRNLDILDDREKEVVVGRFGLDTGGEERTQREIAKELGISRIEKRALMKLYHEFYKAKR; encoded by the coding sequence ATTGTTATTGATAATAGTAAAGCTGTAATTGGTTTATTTTTTTTGACATCACATCGTGTCCATAACCTCAAAAAATTCGATAATACTGGAGAAGACATGGAGGATCTGATCTCCATCGGCACGATCGGCCTGATTAAAGCCATCGAGAGCTATCGCCCGAATAAAGGGACAAAACTGGCCACATTTGCGGCTCGTTGTATTGAAAATGAAATCCTGATGCACCTTAGATCCTTGAAGAAAACACGGAAAGACGTATCTCTGCACGATCCAATTGGGACAGACAAAGAAGGTAATGAAATTACACTCATTGATATCCTCGGTTCGGAAGCGGATGATGTTATTAAAGAAGTGGATTTGAAGATCGAGAAGAGCAAGAAGAGCAAGATATATCGAAACCTCGATATATTGGATGACAGGGAAAAAGAAGTTGTCGTTGGTCGGTTTGGATTGGATACAGGCGGGGAAGAGAGGACACAGAGGGAGATTGCGAAGGAGCTGGGAATTTCGCGGATAGAGAAGCGGGCACTCATGAAGCTGTATCATGAGTTTTATAAGGCTAAGCGCTAG
- a CDS encoding YczE/YyaS/YitT family protein, which yields MRGYIHNVDKKRLLIMIIGNVFLGMGISIFKLSGMGNDPFSGMAMALAESVGITYANFLILLNLVLFVIEFITGRKFIGVGTFVNAILLGYIATFFHNNWLSLFGEPHLLWQQVVIVAIGVVVCSFGVSLYQTSKVGVAPYDSLSLIMRENFPKISYFWHRMFTDALCALICFLAGGIVGLGTLVSALGLGPIIHFFDVNFTEKLLAKRRTN from the coding sequence ATGAGGGGATATATTCATAACGTCGATAAAAAACGATTGCTTATTATGATTATCGGCAATGTATTTCTGGGCATGGGAATTAGTATTTTCAAGCTGTCCGGTATGGGGAATGATCCCTTCAGCGGTATGGCAATGGCACTTGCAGAGAGCGTCGGTATAACATATGCGAATTTTTTGATCTTATTGAACCTGGTATTGTTTGTAATCGAATTCATAACAGGACGAAAGTTTATTGGAGTCGGGACTTTCGTAAACGCAATTCTTTTAGGATATATTGCTACTTTCTTTCATAATAATTGGCTATCTCTGTTCGGCGAACCTCATTTGTTATGGCAGCAAGTGGTTATCGTAGCAATTGGAGTGGTGGTATGCAGTTTTGGGGTATCCCTGTATCAGACATCGAAGGTGGGAGTAGCTCCCTACGACAGCTTGTCCCTGATTATGAGAGAGAACTTCCCTAAAATATCTTATTTTTGGCACCGGATGTTTACGGATGCTCTTTGTGCTCTGATTTGTTTCCTGGCAGGAGGCATTGTAGGCTTAGGAACTTTGGTGTCAGCACTTGGTCTGGGACCCATCATTCATTTTTTTGATGTGAATTTTACGGAGAAGCTTCTGGCAAAAAGGCGTACCAATTAA
- a CDS encoding amidase family protein: MNKFKRLRETKRDHSGSTRSEYSPAKKNWSKKQFIATSIVLSVIATSVIPFQTADALTRVTSESGTVWEIHDVFAPSLDTGSLRTVGATQVQGFGNIFVKVSSPSAPLMNGQMMRGFDLKYDGVNKFTSAQSVNLGNVTVTREVYVDTIHNRTRFFDTFTNKNDVAIKVDVSFGGSLGYGTTTNASVVKATYSGDLKVTTDDSWIVVDSSARNNKPLGVAVGSPKPFDNGLTGLGNQQQDPFTVPLAEYGNEANFYGFINSLNIGPGESKSLVNYVQVGEAGEEGLKNLVAMLDGLNSLLDVTGLTNAQIRSISNWDISAIEGLDTGDHLDIPNAPAAKELITSSPYDVKNKSIAEMQKDMINGKTTSVQITQAYLDRIKVYDEGQLGFHAFLHVSETALNQAKAADDARAQGVKGDLLGIPIAIKDIYDTKDMPTTGGSKALEGWQPDSDAFQVKKLREAGAVIIGKVNTSEFANSGSFSESGWQQTWNALYPSKTSFGSSGGSAVSVAADFAAAAMGSQTGVSLYAPTTGASLKSFRGTDGMASTTGVLPLTWGQDYAGPIAKTVTDLAIILNTTTGTDPQDIFTVTADADHKRPVDWKESLDANALKGKKIGYIPASFVSAYADDDTGRAVMDKFSELQAAGATMVEMSAVPSGPSRPSGINGSTEGWARYIELHKDFPYIDGASVLASDKVLIYNQRGYSTPTRMTEQAVQDYIKYRTDYKEVIKNWMDANGVDAVVYAGFISDVYNNDASASQLSSDRNTGVLTSNVGLPTVVVPVGTNDSGYSISMQLVGRAWDDAKILGMGYALEQQSQARLLTTFAPALQYVSNSTNPNPNTDNGPTNPNTGGGTPPAVTTPIETTAPAETITPADKPKVVSFVDTMNHWAKASIDALIAKGLLTGYSDGTFRPNSGLTRAEAIKVIATYMGLEGQESNFIDVSPTHWANKFIGAAAGSGLMNGYSDGRFRPDEKISRGELATLITRAFKLTGTGNTSFKDVTRNAWYYDSIDALASNNIITGYADSTFKPEKDITRAEFAAIVSRLLGTIN; encoded by the coding sequence ATGAATAAGTTCAAACGTCTACGTGAAACTAAAAGAGATCATTCTGGTTCCACCCGATCTGAATATTCACCTGCAAAAAAAAATTGGAGTAAAAAGCAATTTATAGCTACTTCAATTGTGTTATCTGTTATTGCTACGAGTGTAATTCCGTTCCAAACAGCTGACGCTTTAACTAGAGTTACTTCAGAAAGTGGCACAGTATGGGAGATTCACGATGTTTTTGCTCCTAGCTTAGACACAGGAAGTTTGCGTACAGTTGGTGCTACACAAGTACAAGGTTTCGGCAATATCTTTGTTAAAGTGTCCTCGCCTTCAGCTCCACTGATGAATGGTCAAATGATGCGTGGGTTTGACTTGAAATACGATGGCGTTAATAAGTTTACTTCGGCTCAATCTGTAAATCTAGGAAATGTAACTGTAACACGTGAGGTGTATGTGGATACTATTCATAATCGAACGAGATTCTTTGATACATTCACTAATAAAAATGATGTCGCTATAAAAGTTGATGTATCATTCGGTGGCTCTTTAGGATATGGCACAACAACAAATGCTTCAGTAGTTAAGGCAACCTACTCAGGCGATCTAAAGGTAACAACAGATGATTCATGGATTGTTGTAGATAGCAGTGCCAGAAACAATAAGCCGCTAGGCGTTGCAGTGGGATCACCAAAACCGTTTGATAATGGATTAACAGGTCTAGGGAATCAGCAACAGGATCCATTCACAGTACCCTTAGCTGAGTATGGAAATGAAGCGAATTTCTATGGGTTCATTAATTCACTCAATATTGGGCCGGGCGAATCGAAGTCCCTAGTAAATTATGTACAAGTTGGAGAAGCTGGTGAAGAAGGGTTGAAAAATCTGGTTGCTATGCTAGATGGACTTAATAGTCTGCTGGATGTAACAGGATTAACAAACGCACAAATTCGTTCAATTAGCAACTGGGATATATCTGCTATAGAGGGACTTGATACTGGAGATCATCTGGATATTCCAAATGCTCCTGCGGCCAAAGAATTAATAACTTCATCGCCGTATGATGTTAAGAATAAATCAATTGCAGAAATGCAGAAGGATATGATTAATGGTAAAACTACTTCTGTACAAATTACTCAAGCCTATTTAGATAGAATCAAGGTATACGATGAGGGACAATTGGGATTCCATGCATTCCTGCATGTATCTGAAACTGCGCTTAACCAAGCAAAAGCTGCTGACGATGCCCGTGCACAAGGTGTAAAAGGTGATTTATTGGGTATTCCAATTGCGATAAAAGATATTTATGACACAAAGGATATGCCTACTACAGGTGGCAGTAAAGCTCTTGAAGGCTGGCAGCCTGATTCCGATGCATTCCAAGTGAAAAAGCTGCGGGAAGCTGGAGCTGTAATTATTGGTAAAGTAAATACTTCTGAGTTTGCTAACAGCGGAAGCTTTAGTGAGAGCGGCTGGCAGCAAACATGGAATGCACTCTATCCATCAAAAACATCTTTTGGCTCAAGCGGCGGGTCTGCAGTATCTGTTGCAGCTGATTTTGCAGCAGCAGCAATGGGATCGCAAACAGGGGTATCTCTCTATGCACCAACTACAGGCGCTAGCTTAAAAAGCTTCCGGGGTACAGACGGTATGGCAAGTACTACAGGAGTACTTCCACTCACTTGGGGACAAGATTATGCAGGTCCCATTGCTAAAACAGTAACTGACCTAGCTATTATATTGAATACTACAACGGGTACGGACCCACAAGATATTTTCACAGTCACTGCTGATGCAGATCATAAGCGTCCAGTGGATTGGAAGGAATCTCTGGATGCTAATGCATTGAAAGGAAAGAAAATTGGATATATTCCTGCTTCCTTTGTATCTGCATATGCTGATGATGATACTGGACGGGCAGTGATGGATAAGTTCTCAGAGCTTCAAGCAGCGGGGGCGACAATGGTTGAAATGTCAGCTGTACCATCAGGCCCTAGTCGTCCTTCAGGTATTAATGGATCTACTGAAGGTTGGGCACGTTATATTGAGCTTCATAAGGACTTCCCTTATATTGATGGAGCAAGTGTACTAGCTTCAGATAAGGTGCTTATCTATAATCAAAGAGGATATAGTACTCCAACTCGTATGACTGAACAAGCTGTACAAGATTACATTAAGTATAGAACCGACTATAAGGAAGTTATTAAAAACTGGATGGACGCGAATGGCGTTGATGCTGTTGTTTATGCAGGTTTTATTAGTGATGTATATAACAATGACGCATCAGCTTCTCAATTAAGTTCTGACCGTAACACGGGCGTATTAACCTCTAATGTGGGTCTCCCTACGGTAGTTGTTCCTGTAGGAACGAATGACAGCGGATATTCTATTTCTATGCAACTGGTTGGTAGAGCATGGGACGATGCAAAAATTTTAGGCATGGGCTACGCCCTTGAGCAACAAAGTCAAGCTAGACTACTTACAACATTTGCTCCAGCACTTCAATATGTTTCAAACTCTACTAATCCTAATCCAAACACAGATAATGGACCAACCAATCCAAATACTGGAGGAGGTACACCTCCAGCAGTAACAACGCCTATAGAAACAACGGCACCTGCAGAAACAATAACACCAGCAGATAAGCCGAAAGTTGTTAGTTTTGTAGATACAATGAATCATTGGGCAAAAGCAAGCATTGACGCACTAATTGCTAAGGGATTATTGACCGGTTATTCCGATGGAACATTCCGTCCAAATTCAGGTTTGACTCGTGCCGAAGCAATTAAAGTAATTGCAACTTACATGGGACTTGAAGGACAAGAAAGTAACTTTATAGATGTATCTCCAACTCATTGGGCGAATAAGTTTATTGGTGCAGCTGCTGGATCAGGCTTGATGAACGGATATAGTGACGGAAGATTCCGTCCAGATGAGAAGATTAGTCGTGGTGAATTAGCGACACTAATCACTCGAGCTTTTAAGCTAACAGGTACTGGAAACACATCATTCAAAGATGTTACAAGAAATGCATGGTATTATGATTCCATTGATGCACTCGCATCCAATAATATTATTACAGGTTACGCAGACAGTACATTTAAGCCTGAAAAAGATATTACTAGAGCAGAGTTTGCAGCAATTGTTTCCAGATTACTAGGAACTATTAATTAA
- a CDS encoding ABC transporter permease encodes MDYLKKHYFLYILLAPAVILTLIFKYGPMYGAIIAFKDFSPIKGIMGSEWVGLYNFEKFLSSPNFEVIFLNTLKLSFFGLILSFPIPILLALMLNQIRRAGVKKNIQLFLYAPNFISVVVVVGMLFIFLSPTGPINQFFTWLTGEPIMFMSRPEYFRSIYILSDIWTGAGWASIIYVAALANVDPELHNAANLDGANLLQRIRHIDLPTIRPIMAIVFILAAGGIMSIGFEKAYLMQTAMNLPTSEIIPTYVYKIGLQSGDYAYSAAVGLFNSIINIVLLVTVNFTVKKLNEGEGLY; translated from the coding sequence ATGGATTATTTAAAGAAGCACTACTTTCTTTATATTTTGCTCGCACCAGCTGTGATTCTGACCCTTATTTTTAAATACGGTCCTATGTATGGTGCGATTATCGCCTTTAAAGATTTCAGCCCAATCAAAGGAATTATGGGGAGTGAATGGGTAGGCTTGTACAACTTCGAGAAATTCCTTTCTTCTCCCAATTTCGAAGTAATCTTTTTGAATACGCTTAAATTAAGTTTCTTCGGATTAATTCTGAGTTTTCCAATTCCGATCCTGCTTGCCTTGATGTTGAATCAAATTCGCCGTGCAGGCGTCAAAAAGAACATTCAATTGTTCTTGTATGCACCTAACTTTATTTCTGTTGTCGTTGTGGTCGGGATGTTGTTTATCTTCTTGTCCCCAACGGGACCGATTAACCAGTTTTTCACCTGGCTTACAGGTGAACCAATTATGTTCATGTCTCGTCCCGAGTACTTCCGTTCGATCTACATTTTATCCGATATTTGGACCGGAGCTGGTTGGGCATCCATTATTTATGTAGCAGCGCTTGCTAATGTCGATCCTGAGTTACATAATGCAGCCAATCTTGACGGCGCTAATCTTCTACAAAGAATACGCCATATCGATCTGCCAACCATTCGTCCAATTATGGCTATTGTATTTATCCTTGCAGCTGGTGGGATTATGTCCATTGGCTTCGAAAAAGCCTATCTCATGCAAACGGCGATGAACTTGCCAACCTCAGAAATCATTCCGACTTACGTTTATAAAATTGGTTTGCAGTCGGGCGATTATGCTTATTCAGCCGCAGTAGGATTGTTTAACTCTATCATCAACATCGTCTTGCTCGTCACCGTTAACTTCACCGTGAAGAAACTGAATGAGGGTGAAGGTCTTTACTAA
- a CDS encoding carbohydrate-binding family 9-like protein yields the protein MERKLETLVISRLANQTDGSDTEEVQIIKQYQWLKGYNPVVTARLNYSQEDLKLQFKVYEKNPIRTYRNMNDPVYKDSCIEFFFQPTPDSDQRYMNFEFNANGAILLQIGADRYDRFPITINPALFHVLCTTDQINVKGEVYWELSFSISWAWVQSYFSDFRVVPGKRIRGNFYKCGDDTTYPHFGTWSKVHSNKPDFHRSCDFGILYLE from the coding sequence ATGGAAAGAAAATTAGAAACCTTAGTAATTTCCCGCCTGGCAAATCAGACGGATGGTTCAGATACAGAAGAAGTCCAGATCATCAAGCAGTATCAATGGCTTAAAGGGTATAACCCGGTCGTTACAGCAAGATTAAATTACAGTCAGGAGGATCTGAAGCTTCAGTTTAAGGTTTACGAAAAGAATCCAATACGAACATATAGAAACATGAATGATCCCGTGTATAAGGATAGCTGCATCGAGTTCTTTTTTCAGCCTACTCCTGATTCGGACCAGCGCTATATGAATTTCGAATTTAATGCGAATGGCGCAATTCTCTTGCAGATAGGAGCGGATCGGTATGATCGCTTCCCAATCACTATCAATCCGGCACTTTTCCACGTCCTATGCACCACGGATCAAATCAATGTTAAAGGAGAAGTCTATTGGGAATTAAGCTTTTCGATCTCATGGGCTTGGGTACAATCTTATTTTTCGGATTTTCGGGTAGTACCGGGAAAAAGGATAAGAGGTAACTTTTACAAGTGCGGCGACGATACGACCTATCCGCATTTTGGAACATGGAGCAAAGTTCATTCGAACAAACCAGATTTTCATAGAAGCTGTGATTTTGGGATTCTGTACTTAGAGTAA
- a CDS encoding DUF4368 domain-containing protein, with translation MPLTVSETCSEAFFYGGSGCRLNPNFDHLRGFQSLKARNSTGESIVRLKKVLKQFMKLDELTSEMVHRFIDMIEVQTDGSININYKLTATALLTA, from the coding sequence ATCCCTTTAACTGTCTCTGAGACTTGCTCTGAGGCTTTTTTTTATGGAGGCAGTGGGTGTCGATTAAATCCGAATTTCGACCACTTAAGAGGATTTCAGTCTTTAAAGGCAAGAAATAGCACAGGAGAAAGTATCGTTCGATTGAAGAAGGTACTCAAGCAGTTTATGAAGTTGGATGAACTGACTTCTGAAATGGTGCATAGATTTATTGATATGATTGAAGTTCAAACGGATGGCTCGATAAACATTAATTACAAGTTAACCGCCACCGCTCTTCTTACGGCTTAA
- a CDS encoding LacI family DNA-binding transcriptional regulator, whose translation MAREKVTIQDIADALGISRNTASKALNGTNGIPDETRNKVIKKAIELKYKQFAFMDTESVQSRNSGNIALLTENLPNTSHFGSKLISGMEKRISAEGYNLSMHIIRDIDQKSLTLPNNFDVSNVDGIICIELFNSEYSKLITSLGIPTIFIDCSGDVCYPEFQADVLLMENEHSTYQLSKKLIEGGYKSLGFIGDYNHCRSFNERWVGFNRALIESGIQLDLTQCILDDDQLFFSSPEWADTRLSQINELPSAFVCANDYIAVTFMKSLKNVLSIPNDIVICGFDNGPESSIVEPHLTTVHIYSNEMGVKAAEMLLSRINDPKQPYQVSHIYTKLIIRDSTPNIS comes from the coding sequence ATGGCCAGAGAAAAAGTAACCATACAAGATATCGCGGATGCTTTAGGAATCTCCAGAAATACAGCTTCTAAAGCCCTAAATGGAACGAACGGTATACCTGATGAAACCAGAAACAAAGTAATTAAGAAAGCAATAGAGTTAAAATATAAACAATTTGCTTTTATGGACACCGAGAGTGTTCAATCCAGAAACTCTGGAAACATCGCTTTATTAACAGAAAACTTACCTAACACTTCCCACTTTGGGTCGAAACTGATCAGTGGCATGGAAAAAAGAATCAGTGCAGAAGGATATAATTTATCCATGCACATTATTAGAGACATTGATCAAAAGTCCCTGACTCTTCCAAATAATTTTGATGTCTCCAATGTAGACGGAATTATTTGTATTGAGTTGTTCAACTCGGAATATAGTAAGCTGATTACAAGTCTAGGTATTCCAACTATTTTCATCGACTGCTCTGGAGATGTCTGTTACCCTGAATTCCAAGCAGATGTACTTCTCATGGAGAACGAACACAGCACATACCAACTTTCCAAAAAGTTAATTGAGGGCGGTTACAAATCACTGGGGTTCATCGGGGACTATAATCACTGTAGGAGTTTTAATGAAAGATGGGTGGGCTTTAATCGTGCACTAATAGAATCCGGGATTCAGCTTGATCTCACACAATGCATTCTCGATGACGATCAACTATTTTTCTCTAGTCCAGAGTGGGCAGATACTAGACTAAGTCAAATAAATGAGCTCCCTTCTGCTTTCGTGTGTGCTAACGATTATATTGCGGTTACCTTTATGAAGTCACTCAAAAATGTGCTTTCCATTCCTAACGACATCGTCATTTGTGGTTTTGATAACGGTCCTGAATCAAGCATTGTAGAACCCCATCTTACTACGGTTCATATTTATAGTAATGAGATGGGTGTCAAAGCAGCCGAAATGCTACTTTCCCGAATTAATGATCCGAAGCAACCCTATCAGGTTTCTCATATTTATACCAAACTCATCATAAGAGACTCTACACCTAATATCAGTTGA
- a CDS encoding DUF1871 family protein translates to MEKVMDIINKWNPIEIYPLLEDEYQSESKQIMIADINSESAETLAKEIFNVFNESFGKKFKKSLKECEVIAEEILRCKLES, encoded by the coding sequence ATGGAAAAAGTTATGGATATAATCAACAAATGGAACCCAATCGAAATATACCCATTATTGGAGGACGAATATCAATCTGAATCAAAACAGATTATGATAGCGGATATAAATTCTGAATCAGCAGAAACATTGGCTAAAGAGATTTTTAATGTATTTAACGAAAGTTTTGGAAAAAAGTTCAAGAAATCTCTCAAAGAATGTGAGGTAATCGCTGAAGAAATACTAAGATGCAAGCTTGAAAGCTAA